The following proteins are encoded in a genomic region of Paraburkholderia sp. BL23I1N1:
- a CDS encoding LacI family DNA-binding transcriptional regulator, whose amino-acid sequence MATTIRDVARAASVSIGTVSRALKNQPGLSEATRERVVEAARQLGYDAAQLRPRIRRLTFLLHRQHNNFAVSPFFSHVLHGVEDACRERAIVPSVLTAGPTEDVIHQMRLHAPDAVAIAGFVEPETLATLVTMQRPLVLIDLWAPGLRSVNLDNAAGATLAMRHLFEQQRKRVAFIGGSLAHFSIAQRALGYRRAFFEAGLLFDPSLEVTIDAGLDPDTGAARAMHQLLDAPGPRPDAVFAYNDAAALAALRACLARGIRVPEDIAIIGFDDIPAAAHATPPLSTISVDKEALGRRGVELLLEDAPAELEVHLPVHLIARASTLVKTP is encoded by the coding sequence ATGGCCACAACCATCCGCGACGTCGCCCGCGCCGCCAGCGTGTCGATCGGCACCGTCTCACGCGCGTTGAAGAATCAGCCCGGCCTTTCCGAGGCCACCCGCGAACGCGTGGTCGAAGCGGCGCGGCAGCTCGGCTATGACGCCGCCCAGTTGCGCCCACGCATCCGCCGTCTGACCTTTCTGCTGCACCGTCAGCACAACAACTTCGCCGTCAGCCCATTCTTTTCGCACGTGCTGCACGGCGTGGAAGACGCGTGCCGCGAACGCGCCATTGTGCCGTCCGTATTGACCGCCGGTCCGACCGAAGACGTGATCCATCAGATGCGCCTTCATGCGCCCGACGCGGTGGCGATCGCCGGTTTCGTCGAGCCCGAAACGCTCGCCACGCTGGTGACGATGCAACGCCCGCTCGTGCTGATCGACCTCTGGGCGCCCGGCCTGCGCTCGGTGAATCTCGACAACGCCGCCGGCGCCACGCTCGCCATGCGGCATCTGTTCGAACAGCAGCGCAAGCGCGTCGCGTTCATCGGCGGCTCGCTCGCGCACTTCAGCATCGCCCAGCGCGCGCTCGGTTACCGGCGCGCGTTTTTCGAAGCGGGCTTGCTGTTCGACCCCTCGCTGGAAGTCACGATCGACGCCGGCCTCGATCCCGACACCGGCGCCGCGCGTGCCATGCATCAGTTGCTCGATGCGCCCGGCCCGCGGCCCGACGCCGTATTCGCCTACAACGACGCTGCCGCGCTCGCCGCGCTGCGCGCGTGCCTCGCACGCGGCATCCGCGTGCCCGAGGACATCGCGATCATCGGCTTCGACGACATTCCCGCCGCCGCGCATGCCACGCCGCCGTTGTCGACCATTTCGGTCGACAAGGAAGCGCTCGGCCGGCGCGGCGTCGAGCTCCTGCTTGAAGACGCACCCGCTGAACTCGAAGTCCACTTGCCCGTCCATCTCATTGCCCGTGCCAGTACTTTGGTAAAGACGCCATGA
- a CDS encoding ion channel has product MATEPSDRLSGIRDDETPVHGRRARGSRELRLDDRVVIAHGMPTPLWQDLYHRALVVRWPTFFVSLGVLFLLLNTVFAALYMVGNAPIANQFPSGFGGAFFFSVETLATVGYGDMHPQTVYAHWIATLEIFVGMSSIALATGLIFARFSRPHAKIMFARYAVVRPLEGRMTLMVRAANARQNVIAEARAKLRIMRLETTVEGFTLRKLYDLTLVRDQHPVFKLGWVLMHVIDESSPLFGETAETLKGRDMSLLLTLEGVDESTSQTMQARYSWPCELIRWQHRFVDIMREEDGVSHIDYSHFNEVTPLDSAPVAAPMAKAPAP; this is encoded by the coding sequence ATGGCTACTGAACCGTCAGACCGCCTTTCCGGCATCCGCGACGACGAAACGCCGGTGCATGGACGTCGCGCGCGCGGCAGCCGGGAATTGCGCCTGGACGATCGCGTCGTGATCGCGCACGGCATGCCGACGCCGCTCTGGCAGGATCTCTATCACCGCGCACTCGTCGTCCGCTGGCCGACGTTTTTCGTTTCGCTCGGGGTCCTGTTTCTGCTGCTCAACACCGTGTTTGCCGCGCTCTACATGGTCGGCAACGCACCGATCGCCAATCAGTTTCCATCGGGCTTTGGCGGCGCATTTTTCTTCAGCGTCGAAACGCTCGCGACGGTCGGCTATGGCGACATGCACCCGCAAACGGTCTACGCCCACTGGATCGCGACACTCGAGATCTTTGTAGGGATGTCCAGTATCGCGTTGGCAACCGGGCTGATCTTCGCGCGCTTCTCGCGCCCGCACGCCAAGATCATGTTCGCCCGCTACGCAGTCGTGCGGCCGCTCGAGGGCCGCATGACGTTGATGGTGCGCGCCGCCAACGCGCGTCAGAACGTGATCGCCGAAGCGCGAGCGAAGCTGCGCATCATGCGGCTGGAGACCACCGTCGAAGGTTTTACGCTGCGCAAGCTCTACGATCTGACGCTGGTGCGCGACCAGCATCCCGTGTTCAAACTGGGCTGGGTCCTGATGCATGTCATCGACGAAAGCAGCCCGTTGTTCGGCGAAACCGCCGAAACGCTCAAGGGCCGCGACATGTCGCTGCTGCTCACGCTTGAAGGGGTCGACGAATCGACCTCGCAAACCATGCAGGCGCGCTACTCGTGGCCCTGCGAGCTGATCCGCTGGCAACACCGGTTCGTCGACATCATGCGCGAGGAAGATGGCGTGAGTCACATCGATTACTCGCATTTCAACGAGGTCACGCCGCTCGATTCGGCGCCGGTCGCCGCGCCTATGGCGAAAGCGCCCGCGCCGTAA
- a CDS encoding AGE family epimerase/isomerase — protein MTQSDPLHPANGVAAAPPVDNFRSRDFLLAHVQDTLRFYAPNVLDPSGGFFHFFRDDGSVYDKTTRHLVSTCRYVFNYAMAYRKFGDPQHLEYARHGLRFLREAHWDAAHEGHDWELEWRDGKKHTLDATRHCYGLAFVLLAYSHAAMAGIEEARPMIGATFELMEHRFWDAAAGLYADEATPDWRVSSYRGQNANMHTTEALLTAHEATGHLVYLDRAERVASNITLRQAKLSQGLVWEHFHADWSVDWHYNEEDSSNIFRPWGFQPGHQTEWAKLLLILERYRPLPWLLPRAIELFDAAMTHAWDEDHGGLYYGFGPDGTVCDHDKYFWVQAETFATAALLARRTGNERFWDWYDEIWRYSWTHFVDHKYGAWYRILTCDNRKYSDEKSPAGKTDYHTMGACYEVLAHALPDGAAAAPESAEQAK, from the coding sequence ATGACGCAATCCGATCCGCTTCACCCCGCCAACGGCGTCGCCGCGGCGCCGCCCGTCGACAACTTCCGCAGCCGCGACTTCCTGCTCGCGCATGTGCAGGACACGCTGCGCTTTTACGCGCCGAACGTGCTCGATCCGAGCGGCGGCTTCTTCCATTTTTTCCGTGACGACGGCTCCGTGTACGACAAGACCACGCGGCATCTGGTGAGTACGTGCCGCTACGTCTTCAACTACGCCATGGCGTATCGCAAGTTCGGCGACCCGCAGCATCTCGAGTACGCGCGCCACGGTTTGCGCTTCCTGCGCGAAGCGCATTGGGACGCCGCGCACGAAGGCCACGACTGGGAGCTCGAATGGCGCGACGGCAAGAAACACACGCTTGACGCCACGCGCCACTGCTACGGCCTCGCGTTCGTTTTGCTCGCGTATTCGCATGCCGCGATGGCCGGCATCGAGGAAGCGAGGCCGATGATCGGCGCGACCTTCGAACTGATGGAGCATCGCTTCTGGGACGCCGCCGCCGGCCTCTATGCCGACGAGGCGACACCCGACTGGCGCGTCAGTTCATACCGCGGCCAGAACGCGAACATGCACACCACCGAGGCTCTGCTGACCGCGCACGAAGCCACCGGGCACCTGGTCTATCTCGATCGCGCGGAGCGGGTGGCGTCGAACATCACGCTGCGTCAGGCGAAGCTCTCGCAAGGTCTCGTGTGGGAGCACTTTCACGCGGACTGGTCGGTCGATTGGCACTACAACGAGGAAGACAGTTCGAACATCTTCCGCCCATGGGGTTTCCAGCCCGGGCATCAGACCGAGTGGGCCAAGCTGCTGCTGATTCTCGAACGCTATCGTCCGTTGCCGTGGTTGCTGCCGCGCGCCATCGAGCTATTCGACGCCGCCATGACGCATGCCTGGGACGAAGATCACGGCGGCCTCTATTACGGCTTCGGCCCGGATGGCACCGTATGCGATCACGACAAGTATTTCTGGGTTCAGGCGGAGACCTTCGCGACCGCGGCGCTGCTTGCGAGGCGCACCGGCAACGAGCGTTTCTGGGACTGGTACGACGAGATCTGGCGCTACAGCTGGACGCATTTCGTCGATCACAAATACGGCGCGTGGTACCGCATCCTCACCTGCGACAACCGTAAATACAGCGACGAAAAGAGTCCCGCCGGCAAGACCGACTATCACACGATGGGCGCGTGCTACGAAGTGCTGGCGCACGCACTGCCTGACGGCGCGGCCGCCGCGCCGGAATCCGCGGAGCAAGCAAAATGA
- a CDS encoding YfcC family protein has protein sequence MTTLTPPAPPAAPTADDDQPPGSHPGSGSDEKKPHGKMLHPVVMMIWVVLAAVAMTYVIDAGHFERHDKLVVPGTYQVVPKSHSLATLVAPGVVKSTPEQAAPASLVSAFVAVPNGLIKNAPLIFMVMFVGGMFGVMRKTGVVDAGIDRLLQLTAGNVYVLAPLLMVLIGLGSTLLGFISEYLVIIPMVMVLARRLGLSNLFAVGLVAIAAKIGYIASVTNPLSLAVAQPIVGVPLFSGIAMRIGVFVVFLTLGILYLLAHVRLSGYRLAAARESLGQHPQVKLSGRHKATLIVLTIAAAMLVIGTRELHWGNVELSAFYVFISIVTAAVGRLDSRSAADAFVDGMKGMILAGLLIGLAASVELILQNSLVLDTLIEHFTRLARGQSAVWVANGLMAVQMVLDVFIPSVSGKAAVSMPIIGPIAQLSGVSGQTSVLAFVLGGGLTNMVTPTSGMLLAYLATARVGFGQWIRFILPLFVLLLVLSAGALALAVWTGY, from the coding sequence ATGACCACGCTCACGCCACCTGCACCGCCCGCGGCGCCCACCGCCGACGACGATCAACCGCCAGGCAGCCATCCCGGCAGCGGCAGCGATGAAAAGAAGCCTCACGGCAAAATGCTGCACCCTGTGGTGATGATGATCTGGGTCGTGCTTGCCGCCGTGGCGATGACCTATGTGATCGACGCCGGCCACTTCGAGCGTCACGACAAGCTGGTGGTGCCGGGCACCTATCAGGTGGTACCGAAGAGCCACAGCCTCGCCACGCTGGTCGCGCCGGGCGTCGTCAAAAGCACGCCCGAGCAGGCCGCGCCGGCGAGCCTCGTGTCGGCGTTCGTCGCGGTGCCCAATGGCCTCATCAAGAACGCGCCGCTGATTTTCATGGTGATGTTCGTCGGCGGCATGTTCGGCGTGATGCGCAAGACCGGCGTGGTGGATGCGGGGATCGACCGGCTCCTGCAACTCACCGCGGGCAACGTCTATGTGCTGGCGCCGCTGCTGATGGTGCTGATCGGCTTGGGCAGCACGCTGCTCGGCTTCATCTCCGAATACCTCGTGATCATTCCGATGGTGATGGTGCTGGCGCGGCGGCTCGGTTTGTCGAACCTGTTCGCGGTGGGGCTCGTCGCGATTGCCGCGAAGATCGGCTATATCGCCTCGGTGACCAATCCGCTCTCGCTCGCGGTTGCGCAGCCGATTGTCGGCGTGCCGCTCTTTAGCGGTATCGCGATGCGGATCGGCGTGTTCGTGGTGTTCCTGACGCTGGGCATTCTGTATCTGCTGGCCCATGTCCGCTTGAGCGGCTACCGGCTGGCCGCCGCGCGGGAGAGTCTCGGCCAGCACCCGCAAGTAAAACTCTCGGGCCGCCACAAGGCAACGCTGATCGTGCTGACGATCGCCGCTGCGATGCTGGTGATCGGCACGCGTGAATTGCATTGGGGCAATGTGGAATTGTCCGCGTTCTATGTGTTCATCAGCATCGTGACGGCCGCCGTGGGCAGGCTCGATTCGCGCAGCGCGGCCGACGCTTTCGTCGACGGTATGAAGGGGATGATTCTGGCCGGCCTGCTGATCGGTCTCGCGGCATCCGTCGAACTGATTCTGCAGAACAGTCTGGTTCTCGACACGCTGATCGAACATTTCACGCGGCTCGCGCGCGGTCAATCGGCGGTGTGGGTGGCGAACGGCCTGATGGCCGTACAGATGGTGCTCGACGTGTTCATTCCGTCCGTGTCCGGCAAGGCCGCGGTCAGCATGCCGATCATCGGACCGATCGCCCAGTTGTCCGGTGTCAGCGGCCAGACCTCGGTGCTCGCCTTCGTCCTGGGCGGCGGCTTGACGAACATGGTGACGCCGACCTCCGGGATGCTGCTCGCGTATCTCGCCACCGCGCGGGTCGGTTTTGGCCAGTGGATCAGGTTCATCCTGCCGTTGTTTGTGCTGCTGCTGGTGCTGTCGGCCGGCGCACTCGCGCTGGCGGTGTGGACCGGGTATTGA
- a CDS encoding porin, which yields MNRKGLRMTMALASAGIGAVLSGNAAAQSSVTLYGIVDSGITYTSNQKGSSTWQATGGNEQGTRWGMVGTEDLGGGTSAIFKLENGFNIETGTASANGRMFGRQAWVGVSNPRWGTFTMGRQYNAAQDSLAPLQIGASTSLTQYALHPFDTDDLNNTFRTDNSVKYVTPTFAGFQGNAMYGFSNATNFAANRSWSVGGTYAQGPVRLGVAYVVLDNPALDPTGAIPSDNYYTFLKGITKQQIWGTAGTYDFGNATFGLMYTTSLFNLQTGASQRFNNYEGSFRYRFTPAVMFAIGETYTQVHTTQSTKPSVHYLQTSAGVQYYLSKRTDLYVNAIYQRSSSNAVAAVEGISNPSSSNTQVVGVVGIRHKF from the coding sequence ATGAACAGGAAAGGTTTGCGGATGACCATGGCGCTCGCGAGCGCGGGGATCGGCGCGGTGCTGAGCGGCAACGCCGCGGCGCAGTCGAGCGTGACGCTGTACGGCATCGTCGACTCCGGCATTACGTACACGAGCAACCAGAAAGGCAGTTCGACCTGGCAGGCGACCGGCGGCAACGAACAGGGCACGCGCTGGGGCATGGTCGGCACGGAGGATCTGGGCGGTGGCACCTCGGCGATCTTCAAACTGGAGAATGGCTTCAACATCGAGACCGGTACGGCGAGCGCGAATGGCCGCATGTTCGGCCGTCAGGCGTGGGTGGGGGTGTCGAACCCGCGCTGGGGGACTTTCACGATGGGGCGCCAGTACAACGCCGCTCAGGATTCGCTGGCGCCGTTGCAGATCGGCGCGAGCACGTCGCTCACGCAGTACGCGCTGCATCCCTTCGATACCGACGACCTGAACAACACGTTTCGCACCGACAATTCGGTGAAGTACGTCACGCCGACTTTCGCGGGCTTCCAGGGTAACGCGATGTACGGTTTCTCCAACGCGACCAACTTCGCGGCGAACCGCAGCTGGAGCGTCGGCGGTACGTATGCGCAGGGTCCGGTGCGCCTGGGCGTGGCTTACGTGGTTCTCGATAACCCGGCGCTCGACCCAACCGGCGCGATTCCGTCGGACAACTACTACACGTTCCTGAAGGGCATCACGAAGCAGCAGATCTGGGGCACGGCCGGCACGTACGACTTCGGCAACGCGACGTTCGGCCTGATGTACACGACCTCGCTGTTCAATCTGCAGACGGGTGCGTCGCAGCGCTTCAACAACTACGAAGGCAGTTTCCGCTATCGCTTCACACCGGCCGTGATGTTCGCAATCGGTGAAACGTACACGCAGGTTCATACGACGCAAAGCACGAAGCCGAGCGTGCACTACCTGCAAACCAGCGCGGGCGTGCAGTACTACCTGTCCAAGCGCACCGATCTGTACGTGAACGCGATCTATCAGCGCTCGTCGTCGAATGCGGTGGCGGCGGTTGAAGGGATCAGCAATCCGTCGAGCTCGAACACGCAGGTGGTGGGCGTGGTGGGGATTCGCCACAAGTTCTGA
- a CDS encoding phosphodiesterase translates to MQPRSPSRSAAPRIEELIARRDLSAVFQPIIDFDDGAILGYEGLIRGPANTSLEAPFALFSQALAEGCTLELEQAAARTCVEAFARLDFDGKLFLNFSAGAIRQLAETRDDTLDLLRRRGVDPQRIVIELTEQSTILDVASFVPVVSALRTEGAQFALDDYGTANASMNLWVRLQPDIVKIDRFFIHGISGDSLKFEAVRAMQHFANASGARLVAEGIEDEADLIVVRDMGIGCGQGFFFGRPHAQPARSVTDDARDALRAGHIAVFPETTRTVSSASPSGGMASAKMMVHAPALPRHATNNDVLELFNRLPDLHAVAVVEHDKPVALINRRSFMDRYALPYHRELFGKRPCLQFANASPVIIEQSMTVEQMAKLLASDDQRYLADGFVITDRDGKYAGLGTGENLVRAVTEVRIEAARYANPLTFLPGNIPISSHIARLLGNDAGFYACYVDLNHFKPFNDQYGYWQGDEVLKFAAAVLADVCDPTRDFLGHVGGDDFLILFQSEDWQDRVLRAIHLFNEGAQRFYAPADRLAGGIHGEDRRGNPTFFGFVTMAIGCVRVESDGGPSLYSSEEIASVAALAKRRAKHETSGFVLIDADESVALLRGQTDVAAMPFD, encoded by the coding sequence ATGCAACCTCGTTCGCCCTCCCGATCCGCTGCGCCGCGCATCGAGGAGTTGATCGCCCGGCGCGATTTGTCCGCCGTCTTCCAGCCGATCATCGATTTCGACGACGGCGCGATCCTGGGCTACGAAGGTCTGATCCGCGGCCCGGCCAACACCTCGCTCGAAGCGCCGTTCGCGCTGTTTTCGCAGGCGCTCGCCGAAGGCTGCACGCTTGAACTCGAGCAGGCCGCCGCGCGTACCTGCGTCGAAGCGTTTGCGAGGCTCGATTTCGACGGCAAGCTGTTTCTCAATTTCAGCGCGGGCGCGATCCGGCAACTGGCGGAAACACGCGACGACACGCTCGACCTGTTGCGCCGCCGCGGCGTCGATCCGCAACGGATCGTGATCGAACTGACCGAGCAAAGCACGATTCTGGATGTCGCCAGCTTTGTGCCGGTGGTTTCAGCGCTGCGCACCGAGGGCGCGCAATTCGCGCTCGACGACTACGGCACCGCGAACGCCAGCATGAATCTCTGGGTGCGCCTGCAACCGGACATCGTTAAGATCGACCGCTTCTTCATTCACGGCATCTCTGGCGATTCGCTCAAGTTCGAAGCCGTGCGCGCCATGCAGCACTTCGCCAACGCAAGCGGCGCACGGCTCGTGGCCGAAGGCATCGAGGACGAAGCGGACCTGATCGTGGTGCGCGACATGGGGATCGGCTGCGGGCAGGGGTTTTTCTTCGGCCGTCCGCATGCCCAGCCGGCCCGCAGCGTGACCGACGACGCTCGCGACGCACTGCGCGCCGGCCACATTGCCGTGTTCCCGGAGACCACGCGCACGGTGAGCAGCGCGTCGCCGTCGGGCGGCATGGCCTCGGCGAAGATGATGGTGCATGCGCCCGCGCTGCCGCGCCATGCCACTAACAACGACGTGCTCGAACTGTTCAACCGCCTGCCCGATCTGCACGCGGTGGCGGTGGTCGAGCACGACAAACCGGTCGCGCTGATCAATCGCCGCAGTTTCATGGACCGCTACGCGCTGCCCTACCACCGCGAGCTGTTCGGCAAGCGGCCGTGCCTGCAGTTTGCGAACGCGTCGCCGGTGATCATCGAGCAATCGATGACCGTCGAACAAATGGCCAAACTGCTTGCAAGCGACGACCAGCGTTATCTCGCCGACGGTTTCGTCATCACCGACCGCGACGGCAAGTACGCCGGTCTCGGCACCGGCGAGAACCTGGTGCGCGCGGTGACCGAGGTGCGCATCGAAGCCGCGCGTTACGCGAACCCGCTGACCTTCCTGCCCGGCAACATCCCGATCAGTTCGCACATCGCCCGCCTGCTGGGCAACGACGCGGGCTTCTACGCCTGCTACGTCGATCTGAACCACTTCAAGCCCTTCAACGACCAGTACGGCTACTGGCAGGGTGACGAAGTGCTGAAATTCGCCGCGGCCGTGCTCGCCGACGTCTGCGATCCGACCCGCGATTTTCTCGGCCACGTCGGCGGCGACGACTTCCTGATCCTGTTCCAGAGCGAGGACTGGCAGGACCGCGTGCTGCGCGCGATCCATCTGTTCAACGAAGGCGCACAGCGCTTCTACGCGCCCGCCGACCGGCTGGCCGGCGGCATCCACGGTGAGGACCGGCGCGGCAATCCAACCTTCTTCGGCTTCGTGACGATGGCGATCGGCTGCGTGCGCGTCGAGTCTGACGGCGGTCCGTCGTTGTACAGCAGCGAGGAAATCGCGTCTGTCGCGGCGCTGGCGAAGCGACGCGCGAAGCACGAGACGAGCGGCTTCGTGCTGATCGATGCGGATGAGAGCGTGGCCCTGCTGCGCGGGCAGACCGACGTGGCGGCGATGCCATTCGACTGA
- a CDS encoding carbohydrate kinase has product MSNLSANTEFPLFVSAGDILTDLVRTGASQWLSRPGGAGWNVARCVARLGLPTACAGSLGVDNFSDDLWNASIAAGLDMRFMQRVERPPLLAIVHQTHPPAYFFMGENGADLAFDPARLPTGWIGQVKWAHFGCISLVRQPLGDTLAALAAELRSRGVKISFDPNYRNLMEQGYEPTLRKMAALADLIKVSDEDLRMLFKTDDEAGALAQLRAMNPAATVLVTRGPETSMLIDGAMVVEARPPRVEVVDTVGAGDASIGGLLFSLMAAPQRGLPEHLAFSLAAGAAACRHAGAHAPSLDEVVALL; this is encoded by the coding sequence ATGAGCAACCTGAGCGCGAACACCGAATTCCCCCTCTTCGTCTCAGCCGGCGACATCCTCACCGATCTCGTGCGGACCGGCGCCTCGCAATGGCTTTCACGCCCTGGCGGCGCGGGCTGGAACGTCGCGCGCTGCGTGGCGCGGCTCGGTTTGCCGACGGCGTGCGCCGGGTCGCTGGGCGTCGACAACTTCTCCGACGATCTGTGGAACGCGAGCATTGCCGCGGGCCTCGACATGCGCTTCATGCAGCGCGTGGAGCGCCCACCCCTGCTGGCGATCGTTCACCAGACCCATCCGCCTGCGTACTTTTTCATGGGTGAGAACGGCGCCGATCTGGCGTTCGATCCGGCGCGCTTGCCGACCGGTTGGATCGGGCAGGTGAAATGGGCGCATTTCGGTTGCATCAGCCTGGTGCGCCAGCCTCTTGGCGACACGCTTGCCGCGTTGGCAGCCGAATTGCGCTCGCGCGGCGTGAAGATCAGCTTCGATCCGAACTACCGGAACCTGATGGAGCAGGGGTACGAGCCCACGTTGCGAAAGATGGCTGCGCTGGCCGATCTGATCAAGGTCTCGGACGAGGATTTGCGCATGCTCTTCAAGACGGACGACGAAGCCGGCGCGCTTGCCCAGTTGCGCGCCATGAATCCCGCCGCCACTGTGCTGGTGACGCGCGGACCGGAGACGTCCATGCTGATCGACGGCGCCATGGTGGTGGAGGCCCGACCGCCTCGGGTCGAGGTTGTCGATACCGTGGGCGCGGGAGATGCGTCTATCGGCGGACTGCTGTTCAGCCTGATGGCCGCGCCGCAGCGGGGCTTGCCGGAGCATCTTGCCTTTTCGCTGGCCGCCGGCGCAGCGGCTTGCCGCCACGCGGGCGCACATGCGCCTTCGTTGGATGAAGTTGTGGCGCTGCTGTAG
- a CDS encoding IclR family transcriptional regulator, whose translation MNYIVDSVDSALKLLSHVAEHPGLGVTELANQLGINKSRAYRMLCTLELHRFVVQDTRASTYSLGPQAFVIGVAAAQQNTLVRSAQKHMLALNQAINENVVLRVREGLETVCVARCESTHEMRTIGAVGNRRPLNSGASGKILLAFAPDAVKTEYFARLKKLPQPPDLMKLVDELDAIARKGYAVSVGEVTAGAVAISVPVRDVTGDAVAALSISGPEMRISRIEIPDYLERLQACSRTISAELGYTAPQMNPQPA comes from the coding sequence GTGAACTACATCGTCGATTCCGTCGACAGCGCGCTCAAACTGCTGAGCCACGTGGCCGAACATCCTGGCCTCGGCGTCACCGAGCTCGCCAATCAGCTCGGCATCAACAAGTCGCGCGCTTACCGCATGCTGTGCACGCTCGAATTGCACCGCTTCGTCGTGCAGGACACGCGCGCCTCGACCTACTCGCTGGGTCCGCAGGCCTTCGTGATCGGCGTCGCGGCCGCGCAGCAGAACACGCTGGTGCGCTCGGCGCAAAAGCACATGCTCGCGCTCAACCAGGCGATCAACGAAAACGTCGTGCTGCGCGTGCGCGAAGGGCTGGAAACGGTGTGCGTCGCGCGTTGCGAAAGCACGCACGAGATGCGCACGATCGGCGCGGTGGGTAACCGGCGCCCGCTCAACAGCGGTGCGTCCGGCAAGATCCTGCTCGCGTTCGCGCCTGACGCGGTCAAGACCGAATACTTCGCGCGCCTGAAGAAACTGCCGCAGCCGCCGGACCTGATGAAGCTCGTCGACGAACTCGATGCGATCGCGCGCAAAGGCTATGCGGTCAGCGTGGGCGAAGTCACGGCCGGCGCGGTAGCGATTTCGGTGCCGGTGCGCGACGTCACCGGAGATGCGGTGGCCGCGCTCAGCATCTCGGGGCCGGAAATGCGCATCAGCCGGATCGAGATCCCCGACTACCTCGAACGTTTGCAAGCGTGCAGCCGCACGATCTCCGCCGAACTCGGCTATACCGCGCCGCAGATGAACCCACAGCCGGCATGA
- a CDS encoding N-formylglutamate amidohydrolase — MTPDSNTFAAPTHAPFFVAEPAAAFLPILFDSPHSGIALPVDFGTSAPAAAIRTSWDAFVDELWAGVPAQGGVLIGAHFPRAYIDPNRAITDIDAQLLAEPWPEPLAPEKYTLRGMGLIRRDALPNMPMYDRKLSVAEVRHRIDAYYRPYRAALSAAAERAYAQHGALWHVDCHSMKSRGNEMNVDAGAARPDFVISDRRGTTADPAFTQWVADYFSGAGYRVQINEPYQGGDLLAAVSDPARRRHSIQIELNRGLYMDEAAFVKSTGFDTLKRDLDAFVAALAGYVRAELAAPRLAE; from the coding sequence TTGACGCCCGATAGCAACACTTTTGCCGCGCCCACACACGCACCGTTCTTCGTCGCGGAACCGGCTGCGGCTTTTCTGCCGATCCTGTTCGATTCACCGCACAGCGGCATCGCGCTGCCAGTCGACTTCGGCACGTCCGCGCCGGCCGCCGCGATTCGTACCTCGTGGGACGCGTTCGTCGACGAACTGTGGGCTGGCGTGCCGGCGCAAGGCGGTGTACTGATCGGCGCGCATTTCCCGCGCGCCTACATCGACCCGAACCGCGCGATCACCGATATCGATGCGCAACTGCTCGCCGAGCCGTGGCCCGAACCGCTCGCGCCGGAGAAGTACACGTTGCGCGGCATGGGCCTGATCCGGCGCGACGCATTGCCGAACATGCCGATGTACGACCGCAAGCTGTCGGTCGCCGAAGTGCGGCATCGTATCGACGCGTACTACCGCCCCTACCGCGCGGCGCTGAGTGCCGCCGCCGAGCGCGCTTATGCGCAGCACGGCGCGCTGTGGCACGTGGACTGTCATTCGATGAAATCGCGCGGCAACGAGATGAACGTCGACGCAGGCGCTGCTCGCCCCGACTTCGTGATCAGCGACCGCCGCGGCACCACCGCGGATCCGGCCTTCACGCAATGGGTGGCGGACTATTTCAGCGGCGCGGGCTATCGCGTCCAGATAAACGAGCCGTATCAGGGCGGAGATCTGCTCGCGGCCGTCAGCGATCCCGCGCGGCGCAGGCACAGCATCCAGATCGAACTGAATCGCGGGCTGTATATGGACGAAGCCGCGTTCGTCAAAAGCACCGGCTTCGACACGCTCAAGCGCGACCTCGACGCGTTCGTCGCCGCGCTCGCCGGGTACGTGCGCGCCGAACTTGCCGCGCCACGCCTCGCTGAATGA